A single window of Liolophura sinensis isolate JHLJ2023 chromosome 6, CUHK_Ljap_v2, whole genome shotgun sequence DNA harbors:
- the LOC135467940 gene encoding eIF-2-alpha kinase GCN2-like: MFVGRTRIYDIDHWPSSRSEHHGVSSAPERDHRILRNRKTSTPKVNRSSSCEDDARPVVHRRPSQGTAVLEFTTKVPRKVCRGKYLGHSVRGSTVFAGMDTVTGELVTVTEWVLKWRHVARRLPPEREEEDSEAKAYLKQITSIEQELLLLLRLKHANLVHYLGLKYEQEAGKITVYVLSEYCGGGNLDMYLRSKTPVPVELLRLYTEQILQAIDHLHSEAVVHKNIRASSVLLDDTGSVRLTDYSIQKRLSDLYESVENQRPGVRFTGVQTPVIGRGGKKGDIYQLGLLLLSLADGQEVTEILSEIPAGFSPEFQDFLSKCLIQDERHRWSAGQLLDHSFVRHPVPTGLNTNSSCVASTQIQDVNKSSADIPMVTSYEASGQSRLKTGFVILKSLGKGGFGDVIKVRNKLDGRYYAIKRIPLNPKSKQFNKKITHEVKLLSRLNHENVVRYYNSWIETSDDPAYSDDSSNDDDDDDENDVFGAPFVPFHNADVSDGIEFEGGSVRNSKMDGWSEHEDSKLKEHNTETADVSEGCLKVQYLYIQMEYCDKSTLRNCIDAGLYEDMKRVWRLFREIVEGLTHIHKQGMIHRDLKPVNIFLDSNDQVKIGDFGLATIDVIVKKSGLLDSALLSLSTGEFGSSRSGTSFDSKLTGNVGTALYVSPEMMKGGNKASYNQKVDIYSLGIIFFEMCYRPLGTGMERVKILTTLRQEDVKFPEDFDELSNQAKVLRLLLNHDPSQRPSSQELLQSDYLPPPLMEEAELNEVLRSTISNPQSKTYRHMISAMLCQPVNPATDLTYDMDDRKMVFSQKAALIQQQVCDSLTHVFQRHGAVRLATPLLIPRSSSADPTDQHVYLMDHSGGVVSLQYDLRVPFARYVARNNIHSMKRYFIDHVYREKKPSGLHPKQLTECAFDIVSTTPGSFIPDAEILEVVQEIITEFPPLQSRNYYIRVNHTLLLQAILSHCGITEDKHEETLLLVQDILLDKQKKPEARKILCDLSMSEHLAGLLIELLEFEGSLAKVSSKLRCITKTKGEAGSLAKQGLHEIDMVLNHAHMLGMKMKDIVTLGLHFNCQQYSGVVFQVMSDVRRKKRVVADILAAGGRYNKMISQFHTPMLTDTSTVQHGVGVSVAFDKVVNAMIEYQEPQSASDILVCTIGHKAMLKERLNVVRDLWSAGLRAEVLYEALQTLEDIQERCKTLSISHIVILKDSETGHVKVRSVEKDKVTEKKVNTTDLVDYLHQKLRASRLENGEGSQTSSGKSSYPPTSQNSGDSVHIQSASGTSSSSVNNFSSFNFTYIPDEHKTKQTQNMKKKYETQIFARLTPHFGWMWGKVVTEVIALDLGAPVLRSISGYLNLEGTEAEFQESVSAVMERQPRYRKYLTYVIDHIHDLKFTNERKTCVIILYGIKDDSFKLLG; this comes from the exons atgtttgtaggaCGAACAAGGATTTATGACATAGACCACTGGCCGTCATCACGCTCAGAGCATCATGGTGTTAGTAGTGCACCAGAAAGGGATCACAGAATACTCagaaacag AAAAACCAGCACCCCGAAAGTGAACCGCTCCAGCAGCTGTGAAGATGATGCCCGCCCTGTTGTGCATAGGCGGCCTTCCCAAGGAACAGCTGTCCTGGAATTCACAACTAAAGTGCCGAGGAAAGTGTGCAGGGGGAAGTATCTAG GTCACAGTGTACGAGGGAGCACAGTATTTGCTGGCATGGACACTGTAACGGGGGAACTGGTCACGGTGACAGAGTGGGTGTTAAAGTGGAGACATGTGGCCCGCAGACTGCCCCCTGAGAGAGAGGAGGAGGATAGCGAGGCTAAGGCTTACCTTAAACAG ATTACCAGTATTGAgcaggagttgttgttgttgttacgtCTGAAGCATGCCAACCTTGTGCATTACCTGGGGTTAAAGTATGAACAGGAGGCTGGCAAAATTACAGTTTAT GTGCTATCAGAGTACTGTGGAGGAGGTAATTTAGACATGTACCTCAGAAGTAAGACCCCTGTCCCCGTGGAGCTACTGAGACTGTACACAGAGCAGATCCTGCAGGCAATAGATCACCTTCATAGTGAGGCTGTCGTCCACAAAAACATCAGG gctTCTAGTGTTTTACTAGATGACACAGGAAGTGTCAGATTGACTGACTACAGTATTCAGAAAAG ACTGTCAGATTTGTACGAGTCTGTGGAGAACCAGCGACCAGGGGTTAGGTTTACAGGTGTTCAGACTCCAGTAATTGGCAGAGGTGGAAAGAAAGGAGATATCTATCAGCTG gggttgttgttgttgtcattggcTGATGGACAAGAGGTCACAGAGATCCTCTCCGAGATTCCAGCTGGCTTCTCTCCTGAGTTCCAGGATTTCCTCTCTAA ATGTTTGATTCAAGATGAGAGACACAGGTGGTCAGCTGGTCAGTTACTGGACCACAGCTTTGTGCGACACCCAGTCCCCACTGGTCTGAACACTAACAGCAGTTGTGTGGCCAGTACACAGATACAAG ATGTAAACAAATCTTCAGCAGATATCCCTATGGTGACTTCGTATGAGGCCAGCGGTCAGTCCAGACTTAAAACAGGGTTTGTCATCCTCAAATCTCTGGGTAAAGGAGGATTCGGGGATGTTATCAAG GTTAGAAACAAGCTAGATGGTAGGTATTATGCCATTAAAAGAATACCACTGAATCCAAAGAGTAAACAGTTCAACAAGAAAATCACACATGAGGTGAAGCTTTTGTCCAGGTTAAACCATGAGAACGTGGTAAG GTACTACAATTCTTGGATAGAAACCAGTGATGACCCAGCTTACAGTGATGATTCTtctaatgatgatgatgatgatgatgaaaatgatgTCTTTGGTGCTCCATTTGT ACCCTTTCACAATGCTGACGTCTCTGATGGCATTGAGTTTGAGGGTGGGAGTGTGAGGAACTCAAAGATGGATGGATGGTCGGAACATGAG GATTCCAAGCTGAAAGAACACAATACAGAGACTGCAGATGTTTCAGAAGGCTGTCTTAAAGTACAGTACTTGTACATTCAG atgGAGTACTGTGACAAGAGCACCCTGAGAAACTGTATAGACGCAGGCCTGTATGAGGACATGAAGCGCGTCTGGAGGTTATTCCGGGAGATTGTGGAAGGATTGACTCATATACATAAACAG GGTATGATTCATCGTGACCTGAAGCCTGTGAATATTTTCCTGGACTCCAATGACCAGGTGAAGATAGGGGACTTTGGTCTCGCCACGATAGATGTCATCGTCAAG AAAAGTGGCTTGCTGGACAGTGCCCTCTTGTCACTCAGCACTGGCGAGTTTGGGTCATCACGGTCAGGGACGTCCTTTGACAGTAAACTGACAGGGAATGTCGGCACTGCCCTCTATGTTAGCCCAGAGATGATGAAGGGAGGTAACAAGGCCAGCTACAATCAG AAAGTTGACATATACAGTCTGGGTATCATCTTCTTTGAGATGTGCTACAGACCTCTGGGCACAGGGATGGAAAGAGTAAAAATCCTCACCACTCTCAGACAAGAAGACGTGAAGTTCCCCGAGGACTTTGATGAACTTTCCAATCAG GCTAAGGTTTTGCGGCTTTTGCTGAACCATGACCCCTCACAGAGGCCCTCCTCCCAGGAACTGTTACAGTCCGATTACCTCCCTCCTCCGCTCATGGAGGAGGCGGAACTTAACGAGGTGCTGAGGTCCACGATATCCAACCCTCAGAGCAAGACGTACAGGCACATGATCAGTGCCATGCTCTGCCAGCCTGTTAACCCTGCCACAGATCTCACATATGACATGGATGACAGAAAG atgGTGTTTTCTCAGAAAGCGGCCCTCATCCAGCAGCAGGTGTGTGACAGCCTGACCCATGTGTTCCAGAGACATGGTGCGGTCAGATTGGCCACGCCCTTGCTAATCCCCCGATCGAGCTCTGCTGATCCCACTGACCAGCACGTCTACCTGATGGACCATAGTGGTGGGGTGGTCAGTCTCCAGTATGATCTCAGG GTGCCATTTGCGAGATATGTGGCCAGAAATAACATACATTCCATGAAGCGTTACTTCATCGACCATGTGTACAGAGAGAAGAAACCATCTGGGTTACACCCCAAACAGCTGACAGAGTGTGCATTTGACATTGTTAGTACCACGCCAGGCAG TTTTATTCCTGATGCTGAGATCCTAGAAGTGGTTCAGGAAATTATCACAGAGTTCCCTCCCCTTCAG AGCCGTAACTACTACATACGTGTGAACCACACTCTGCTGCTCCAGGCTATTCTCAGTCACTGTGGTATCACTGAGGACAAGCACGAGGAAACTCTACTCCTGGTCCAGGACATACTG CTGGACAAGCAGAAGAAGCCAGAAGCACGCAAGATCCTTTGTGACTTGTCCATGAGTGAACACCTGGCAGGCTTACTGATAGAGCTGCTAGAGTTTGAGGGGTCATTGGCCAAAGTGTCCAGTAAACTGAGATGTATCACCAAGACTAAGGGAGAG GCTGGCTCATTGGCTAAGCAAGGCCTTCATGAGATTGACATGGTGCTAAATCATGCTCATATGCTGGGGATGAAAATGAAG gATATTGTCACGTTGGGCCTACATTTCAACTGCCAGCAGTATTCTGGAGTTGTGTTCCAAGTGATGTCAGATGTCCGCAGAAAGAAACGTGTTGTGGCAGACATCTTGGCAGCTGGTGGACGTTACAATAAAATG ATTTCCCAGTTCCATACCCCGATGTTGACTGATACCTCCACTGTCCAGCATGGTGTCGGTGTAAGTGTGGCATTTGACAAGGTTGTCAATGCCATGATTGAGTACCAGGAG cCTCAAAGTGCCAGTGACATTTTGGTGTGTACTATTGGACATAAAGCCATGCTAAAGGAGAGATTGAATGTGGTCAGAGACTTGTGGTCAGCAGGTCTAAGGGCTGAGGTCTTGTATGAGGCTCTACAG ACACTTGAAGACATTCAGGAGAGGTGTAAGACATTGTCTATATCACACATTGTGATTCTTAAAGATTCAGAAACTGGGCATGTCAAG GTAAGGTCTGTGGAGAAGGATAAGGTGACAGAGAAGAAAGTGAACACCACAGACCTGGTGGATTACCTACACCAGAAGCTGAGAGCCTCAAGATT AGAAAATGGAGAAGGCTCTCAGACCAGCAGTGGGAAAAGTTCCTACCCACCAACCAGTCAAAACAGTGGCGACTCAGTCCACATCCAATCAGCTTCTGGGACCAGTAGCAGCAGCGTCAACAACTTCTCATCATTCAATTTCACATACATCCCTGATGAGCACAAGACCAAACAAACGCAGAACATGAAGAAGAAATATGAAACTCAG ATTTTTGCCCGACTGACCCCCCACTTTGGTTGGATGTGGGGTAAGGTGGTGACAGAAGTAATTGCCCTAGATCTGGGTGCCCCTGTACTGAGGAGTATCTCGGGATATCTCAAT CTTGAAGGCACAGAGGCAGAGTTCCAGGAGAGTGTCAGCGCTGTTATGGAAAG ACAACCACGTTACAGAAAATACCTCACCTATGTAATTGACCATatacatgacctaaaatttacCAATGAGAGAAA AACGTGTGTGATAATTTTGTACGGCATCAAAGATGACAGTTTTAAGCTGTTGGGCTGA